From the Fusobacterium ulcerans ATCC 49185 genome, the window TTTCCTTTGAGTTCTTTTTTATTTAAATCCATATCATATAAATACCAATTTTTATTAGATTTTACTAGAATATCTGTTTCATTTCCTTGAATAAAATCATTTTCTATATCTATAACAATTTCTCCCTCTTTATTTAATAAGCCATATTTTCCATCTAATTCAATCTTATAAAATTTTTTATTGATAACTTTTACACTTTCAACGTAAATTTCTTTCTGAGTATTAAAATTAAAGATATATACTTTATCTTTTTGAGATAAAATAAAATTTTCTTCATCTAATCTTATAATTGAATCATACTTGGGTTCTTTTATATATTTTCCATCTTGAATGTCAATTATTCCATACTTTCCTTTAACCTTAACAACAGTTTTTCCAGCACATACTTCTGTTGCTTCATCTACTTCTAATTCAATAATTTTATAATTTTTAATTTCCTTATTTTTTTCTATAAAATTGTTAAATAAATATATTACTTCAATTGCTATTAAAATAGATAAAATTAAAATTATAAAAAAAATAATTAAATTAATTTTTTTCACTTTTATCTCCTTATTTTAGATATAGGAGGGATACTTTATCCCTCCTATATCCATTTTTATTTGATTATTACCTATTAGAGATTTATTAGGAAATGATATATTTTATTTAAAATTTTCAAATTTTTTTGCTATAATTCTACTTAAAATTTCTGACCCTCTCATTGTCTCTTTAGCTTCCTTTTCTATAGGCTGTTTTGCATACATATTGTATTCAAATAAATCGTTAGGATTATGGTTTGGATTAATATATCCTCCAGTATGAGAGTTTATAGCATAGTATTCTCTAATTTCTTCAGATATTTTTTCTGAAGTTCCATTTATTATCAATTCCTGTTCTCTATGGGTAGTTTCATGAAGTAAAACACTTAATAACTCACTTATTGATAAGTTTTTACTTTCAAGATTTATAACTATGGCTCCTTCTCGATTATAGTATCCATCATAAAGTTCTGAAGGGGCATTAACAAATTTCAATTCTACATTTTTATATTGTTCTCCTGTATATTGTTCAAAAGCTTGCTTTTTACTATTTTGAACAATATCTAATAATTTTGCAATAAATTCCTCATTAAGACTATCTTCCATAAAATGTCCATTTTCTAATAATTTTATTGCTTCCTCTGGAGAATTTTTATATATATTGTAAAATTCTTCTTGTTTTTGAGGGTTCCTTTGCATTTCTCCCAAAATTAAATCAGAAAACTCTTTGTTTGTACTTAAATCTCTTACTACCTTATTGTCTATTTTTTCTCTTGTTTTAGCAAATTTATTTTCTAACTGTTGATAGAACTTATGTAATCTAATATTATCCTCAGTAGTTTCTGCTTTAATTGTTTCATTTTTTATGATCTTATGTTCAGTACCTATTTCACCACTATTTATTTTTTTTTGAATTTCTAAAGCATCCTTATTTAGTAACATTTTTGCAAGAAAATCTTGAAGATGCTCTTTTGGAATATTTTTTCCACTATTAAGAACTATATCCATCTTTTTTTTTATTTCTTCCTCTGTTCTTAGTATAACTTTATTATCATCTTTATTTTGTTTTTTAGTAAAAAGTGATTTAATTTTATCAAAAACAGAAGAGCTCTCTTTCTTAGAATTTTCTATTTCATTTGTTCTTGGTGGCAATGGTGGGGCATTTTCACCCTCATTATTTTTACCTACTGAAGATTGAATGTTTTCTATTGAAGCATATATATCTTCTGTTTGATTATCTTTATTATTTTTATCTACAGTTGCATATATATCTTCTGTCCTCAAAGGAATTGAAATATCTTGAGGGTTCATCTTACTATCCATATCTTTCATAGAAGTTAAAGTATCCCTTAGCTCTACTTCTATTTTATTAAGTTTAGTTCTATCCCAATCAGTTAATGTACCTTTACTTGTCAGTCTCTCTTGTTCTTTCGAAAGTGAATCTAATTTTTTAGATAATTTCATGTATTCTTTTTTTTCTTTCTCAGTAAGATTATCTAATTGTTCTTTTTTTAGCTTATTAACTTCTTTCTTTTTTTGTTGCATTTCTTTTTTAAACTGTTCTATGGTAGTATTAAAACCTAGATCTCCGCCAGTAATTTTTTTTACTTTTTCTAAAATAGCTAGATCTTTTTTCATACCTTTAATTTCTTTTGTTAAGTTATTTATAGATTCTTTTTCAATTTTTTTGATATCACTTTCTACATCTGCAATTATTTTATCTAATTCTTTAAGTACTTCTTTCTCTTTCTTTTTCATCCCCTCTTCATATGAAGGAGGATTTTTATATTTTGGTGGAATTGAATTTAAAGGTTCATAATACTCAGGGATAATTTTTTTTTCATTTGCAGAATCTATTATCTCTATTCTTTTTCCATCATCTTTAGGAAAATCAAATGCATTATCTTTATCTAAAACGCTATATTTGTCATTTCCTTCTACACTTTCTACCTTATTTTTATTTAACGAGCTTGCCATTCCTGGGATTTAAACTTTCAGCACCTTTTTGGAATCCATCTAATGCATTTTTGTTAGTTATAGCTCCCCCTGTTAAGATTGCTCCTGGATTTGATCCACTTGCTGATTCCCACTTACCAGTTTCAGAATTCTTTACATATCCTCCTGCATTTTCACCAACTGTAACATTTTCTGCATTACCCTTTGTAGAACTATTTCCTCCTGTTACTTCTGGAGTCTTCTTAACATTTGACTCTGTTACTACACTTCCTTTTGCACCTTCATTTTTTCCTTTATTTAAGCTTTCAGCACCTTTTTGGAATCCATCTAATGCATTCTTGTTAGTTATAGCGCCTCCAGTCAAGATTGCTCCTGGTTTTGAACCACTTGTTGATTCCCATTTACCAGTTTCAGGATTCTTTACATATCCTCCTGCATTCTCACCAACAGTAACATTTTCTGCATTACCTTTTGCAGAACTATTTCCTCCTGTTACTTCTGGAGTCTTCTTAACATTTAACTCTGTTACTACACTTCCTTTTGCACTTTCATTTTTTCCTTTATTTAAGCTTTCAGCACCTTTTTGGAATCCATCTAATGCATTCTTGTTAGTTATAGCTCCCCCTGTTAAGATTGCTCCTGGATTTGATCCACTTGCTGATTCCCACTTACCAGTTTCAGAATTCTTTACATATCCTCCTGCATTTTCACCAACTGTAACATTTTCTGCATTACCCTTTGTAGAACTATTTCCTCCTGTTACTTCTGGAGTCTTCTTAACATTTGACTCTGTTACTACACTTCCTTTTGCACCTTCATTTTTCCCTTTATTTAAGCTTTCAGCACCTTTTTGGAATCCATCTAATGCATTTTTGTTAGTTATAGCTCCTCCTGTTAAGATCGCTCCTGGTTTTGAACCACTTGTTGATTCCCATTTACCAGTTTCAGGATTCTTTACATATCCTCCTGCATTCTCACCAACAGTAACATTTTCTGCATTACCTTTTGCAGAACTATTTCCTCCTGTTACTTCTGGAGTCTTCTTAACATTTAACTCTGTTACTACACTTCCTTTTGCACTTTCATTTTTTCCTTTATTTAAGCTTTCAGCACCTTTTTGGAATCCATCTAATGCATTCTTGTTAGTTATAGCGCCTCCAGTCAAGATTGCTCCTGGTTTTGAACCACTTGTTGATTCCCATTTACCAGTTTCAGGATTCTTTACATATCCTCCTGCATTCTCACCAACAGTAACATTTTCTGCATTACCTTTTGCAGAACTATTTCCTCCTGTTACTTCTGGAGTCTTCTTAACATTTAACTCTGTTACTACACTTCCTTTTGCACTTTCATTTTTTCCTTTATTTAAGCTTTCAGCACCTTTTTGGAATCCATCTAATGCATTCTTGTTAGTAATAGCACCTCCAGTTAAGATTGCTCCTGGTTTTGATCCGCTTGCTGATTCCCACTTACCAGTTTCAGGATTCTTTACATATTGTCCTCCACTTACTACAGGTGTCTTATTACTGTTTTCTCCTCCTGATACTTCTGGAGTTTGCTTTGTTCCATTTAGGCTTTCAGCACCTTTTTGGAATCCATCTAATGCATTCTTGTTAGTAATAGCGCCTCCAGTTAAGATTGCTCCTGGTTTTGATCCGCTTGCTGATTCCCACTTACCAGTTTCAGGATTCTTCACATATTGTCCTCCACTTACTACAGGGGTCTTATTGCTGTTTTCTCCTCCTGATACTTCTGGAGTTTGTTTTGTTCCATTTAGGCTTTCAGCGCCTTTTTGGAATCCATCTAATGCATTTTTGTTAGTAATAGCGCCTCCAGTCAAGATTGCTCCTGGTTTTGAACCACTTGTTGATTCCCATTTACCAGTTTCAGGATTTTTTACATATCCACCAACTGCAACATTTTCTGTATTACCTTTTACTGCTCCATTTCCTCCTGTTACTTCTGGTGTTTTCTTAGTGTTTGGCTCTGTTACTACATTTCCTTTTATACTTCCTCCATCAACTGTATCAGGCTTTTTAATTTCTGGAACTGGAAGTTTTACTGGTGGTTCTGTTGTTGGCAGTTTTAATTCTGGAACATTGCTTCCTCCTTTATCTACAACTCCTTTATTAGGCTGTGGAGATGTGTTTATTTCTGGATAAGAAGGTCCTCCTTCTACTTTTCCAGTAATTACCTTAGTTGAATTTCCATCAACTGAATCAACTATTGGTTTATCTTTATCTCCTTTTTTCTTGCTTCCAAAGCTAGGGACACTTGCTGTTCCAGAGAAAGTTCCTCCTCCTTCATATACATCCTTATCTGTAGTCAGACTGTTGCTTAGGTCTGTATTAACTCCTTTTAATGGATCATTATCTCTAGTTAGCCCTTGAGCGCTTTCTCCATTTACTGTTACATCTCCTCCAATTTGAGTATTTCCAGGATTTAAGGCAACTGTTCCTTTTGCTGTCTTCTCTAGATCTATTACATCTCCAACTTCTCCTTGAACTCCGCCACCTTTAGATCCTATATTTCCTCCAACTATAGCTCCTCCAGCTTCAAGATTTGATTTTACATCTTCAACATTTACATTTCCACCTATTGTAAGGTTTCCATTTGCATTTCCTGTTTCAGATCCAAAAACTCCTCCTTTTAGGTTTAGGTCTCCTTCTATAGTTCCTGTGATATTATTTTTAACAACAATTCCTGCTTGATTGTTAATAACATCTCCTTTTTTATAGATTTGTCCTCCACCAGCTGAAACTCCAAGGTCTCCTGTTCCAATAGTATTTGATGCTACTCCTAAAGATCCATCTACTCCTGCCCAAGCTTCTATTCTTGATTCATCATATTTATCTGTTTCAGTAGTTACATTTACATTTCCTTTTAATTCAGTATGTAAATTATCTGCAATTATGTTACTTCCTTTAAGATTAACATCCTTACCTTTTAATTCTACATTTCCAGCTTCAATAACTGAACCATGGCTATATTCATTGTTTACATCTGATTTGCTAAAGCTTGCATTTCCTGTTACTCCTAACTGTGCATTTCCTCCATCTATTGCTCCTACTCCAGCACTTGCTGTAACTCCTCCTGATGCATTTATACTAAATGAATTTTCTGTATATGTTTCTTTTGCACTATTAATATTTATATTATGTTTTTCATCTGCATCAAGAACTACTTCATTTCCTTTCATTTGTACACCATTTAGGTTAATATCTCCATCTGTAGTTTTGAAGTTTATTTTTCCACCTGATTGAATAACTGTTTCATTCTCTTTTGTGTGTTTAGAAGAACTTTCGCTATATCCTAGTTCTCCTGTAAGAGTAGATGTATTTGCTGCAAGATCTCCAAAAATTAAGTTTGTTGCAGTTCCTGCTACTTGCGCTGCTGTTAATCCTGCATTAAGTGATTTTTCTGGATCTGCTGCAGTTTCTGCTATTTGCATTCCTTTATTTACTGCATCTGCTATACTACTTGTAGTACTATTTGATACTTTTACTCCAAGAGAGAAATCTGAATTTGTTTTTTCAGTTACATCAGTATATTTTGTTGTATCTATTTGTTTAGCTGTAATATTGAAGTCTCCTCCAGTTGTAAAGTCTGCTCCTCCAATATCTACTGTACCTCTAGAGTTATCATCGCTTCCAGAAGTTATATTCAAGTTTCCTCCAGTTGAAACATTTCCTTTTGACCAAGTAGTGCTCTTTTCACTTGAATTTTTTACAGATACTCCAACAGTTGTTTGTGCAGATGTTAAAGAATCCATATAGTTTTTACCTAGTTTTCCATTTTTATTTTGACTGTCTTTAGCCACTTGAACTGCATCACCAGTAATAACTTCTGTTGATCCTCCATCTACATGATTCCAGCTAGCTTTTGCACTTGCACCTCCTGCTCCTGCGCTTGCATCTGCAGAAGTTACTCCAACTGTAATTGAGTTGCTGCTGTGCTCATATGTATTTTTACCAGCTTCAAATTTAACTTCTTTTCCATCTCCAACTTTTATATTTGTATCTCCTAAAGATGCAATATCACTTCCAACAACTTTTACATTTCCTCCAGCTTCAATATTTAGATCTCCCATTGAGCTTAGGCTGCTTTTTGTAGATGTTGTTCCTTTATATTCTTCATTTGATGATGTATATGAAATTGTTCCAAAGCTGCTTGAGCTTGATTTTCCTGATATTGTATCTTGGCCATCTAGAATATTTACATTTCCTTCAGATTTAATGTTAATTCCTTTTTCACCAGCAATTAAGTCACTTCCTTGTATAGTTGTATCTCCACCAGCCTTAACATTGAGACCTCCTACTCCACCTACTGTACTTCCAACTGATGTTGACTTAGTTTCTTCAAAACTGCTAGACTCTACTGTAAATAATCCATTTTTAAATCCTACAAAAGATGATTCTCCTGTTTCATGAGAATAATCTTTTCCATCAGTAATATTAACATTATTTCCTGCTTCTAGGTTTGCTTCATCTCCAGCTACAACATTACTTCCCTTAACATTAATATCATTTTAGATTTAATATTAATATTTTCTCCAGCTACTGTAGATCCTGAAGATTTAGATGAAACTGAACTATATGAAGAATTATCTGTTTTTTTACTTTCACTGCTTATCAAGTTTTGGTCAGTAATATTAACATTTTCACCGCTGATATTGACACTTCCTTCTCCAGTACCTTCAATGAAAGCGCCTTTTAAATTAACATCTTTTTCTGCATCAACACTGATATTTCCTTTTCCTTGGATTCCTGCATTGTTAGAAATAATTTGATTTCCTTTATCATCATATCCTATTCCAGATTCGATATTAATTTCATTTCCAGCTTTAAGATTTATATCTCCATCACCTTTTACAGTTCCACCTTCCATATTAATATTATTCTTTGCATCAAGAGATATATCTCCACCAGCAGCAATTCCGCCATTAAATCCACCAGTTGCATTATTTATAATTTCATTTTCAGATTTAATGTTAACGTTTCCTCCTCCAATAATATTTCCATTAGAGTTAACAACATTTTCTGCATCAATATTTATATCTCCATCTACTTTAATATTAGAACCTGCTCCTCCACCTTTGTCGCTTTCAGCCATTTTAATTCTTGTTTCTTTTCCAAAGTATACTTGTGGTACAAGAACTATATCTCCATCAACTTCCATTTCAACATACCAAATAATATCTTTTTCTAATTTATTTACTTGTTCTGGAGTCAATGGCATTCCAAGTACTAGTCCTAAATCTTTACTAACTAATGCTCCATTATCAAGTAAAGTTTTTACATTATCATTAGTTATCTCTCCAGCATATCCTAAACCTTCTCTTATACTTCTATCAATTAGTTCTTTTTCATAATATGCATCTCCAATAACTGTTGGTGTTTTATCTGGATCATATCCTATCTGTTTGAAAAGGTAATCAGAACCATAGTACTTACTTAAATCTATAAATTCAAGATTAGTTTCATATTTATATGGAACTCTTTCTCCTGGCTTAGGAGTAGCTGGTCTAAATACTCCGTTTTCCCCTGTTGGTATTTCTATGTATATAACTGGATTTATTGTACCTGCTACAGCTATTGAAGAAATAGTTCCTCCAGTTGAACTAGAGATAGTAACTCCATTTATAGTTACTTCTCCTTTTTGAATTTCAACTTTATGAACAGTTTTTACTCCATCAACTTCAGTAATTTGATTTGGGTCGCTAATTGTTACGCCAAGATTTCCTGTACTTGCATCTACTTGTTGTCCTCCAATGTTTACTGTAACACTTTTATTTCCTCCAACGTCTCCAGAACCACCATTAATCAAAGTACCTTTTTCTTGAGTAAAGCTACCTCCTGCTAATATATTGGCATTTCCATTTGCAATATAGTAATGCTTTGTTCTGAAAAGTTTATATCTACATTTTTATTAAAAGTATCTTGATCATAAGTTATCCAAGCTGAAGAACCAAATACTGTATTTAATATTTCTTGTATTTCTGTATTACCTGAATTATATACTCCTTTTAATGCAGCCAATGTTCCTGCATCTATTTGTGAATAATATCCAGTTAGTGCATTATTTGCCATTTCTCTCATAACTTCTAATAAACTTTTATCTTCATATGTTGTTCCACTTTGGTATATAGGAGATCCTACTACCCATCCATGATTTCTCCAGTATAAAGAGACTTTTATAGAGTCTAGAATTTCTTCCAGAGATTTAGTTGTTGCTGCACTTTCATTTCTAATATTTCCTGTTATTTTCATATTACTTGAAGTTTGTATTGTTCCAGCGCTATTAACTACATCAGATGTTTCTTTTGATTTACCTGAAATCGCTAAATCTCCTCTTGATGAGATAAATCCTCTATCTTCTGACTTTATATTAACATTATTAGCTTGGAAAACAGGAATTTTCATTGTCATTGAAAATTTATGGTCATATGTACTATCTCCCCATCCAGTTACCCAATTATCTTTTATTTCTAGTGTATAATAACTTGTTCCAGCATCTTGATATATTGTCTTATTTTCAACTTTATCTGCTTTAATTGTTAATTTTCCACCAGATTGTATTTTAGAAGCTTCATTTAGTAATGTTTCAGCAGTTATTGCCATATCTCCTTTTGATTCTATTACAGAATGATTTTTGTTTAGAACATTTTTATCTGCTTCTAAAGTTATTTTTCCATTAGCCCAAATTGTACTTCCACCTTTATCAGTACCTATATTACTAATATTTTGGGCTTTTAATTTGATATCTCCATTACTTACAAGCATTCCTGTATTTGTAATATCCTTCCCTGCAGAGAAATCTAAAGGTCCATAATTTTGAAATTTTCCAGAGTTATTAATATTTCCACCAGTTACTAGTGTCATTAACTTTTGTGAACTTAATTTTCCTGTTTCTCCTATAATGATATCTTTCTGGTTATTTCCAAGGTCAACTTTAAGAGTACCATTACTGATAATATTTCCTTTATTTTCAAAATTAGTATTTAATGTTGGAGCTTTTCCATCTATTGAAATATCTCCTCCAAGTATATTTGCACCTTGCGAGTTATTAAATCCTTTAGTAATTTTCAAATCCAGTTTTTTTTCTGCTTGAATAATTCCATTATTCTTATTATCTACTTTTCCTGCGCTAACTATTAAATTTCCGCTATCATTTCTATCTTTAGATGTTCCAGCTGCTAAGAAACCAGTGTTTTCTAAATTTCCTGCTACTTCTACCCTTCCATTACCAGTAGTTACAATTTTTCCTTCATTTGTCATATTCTGACTACCTTTTAATGTTAAATCTCCAGTAGATTCTATAGAGGCATTAGCAGTATTTGAAATATTTCCACTTGCTGTAATATCTGATCCAGCATTTAAAATATTTCCTTTATTAGTGAAATCTTTTGCTGATACAGTTAAATTTTTTGTATTTTGCAGTTTAGTATTATTTGTTAAATTTCCTGTAGTTGTTATATTTAAATCTCCAGTTACTTCAAGACTTTCATTTAAAATATCTCCATTTCCTGCATTAATAGTTGTATCTCCACCAAATATTGCAGTTCCACTATTTTCAACACCATTAGATGTAATATTTACTTTTGAACCAGCTTGAAGGTTTCCAGTATTAACAAGTTTTTCATTACCAGCGTTAACATCTAAAGTTCCACCAGTAATCATTTTATTTGCATTATTAAAACCTTCAGTTAAGATGTTGGTATCTTTTGCAACATTTAAGTCTCCTGTGTTGCTAAAAGAAGAATTACTGTTACCTTTATCTACTTTTAAATTTTCTCCTATAGTAGTAGTTCCAGTATTTGAAAGCCCTCCTCCTTTAATGTCCAAGCTTTTAACAATATTAGCTGTTCCATTAATCTCTACATTTTGATCTGTACCAGTTAGAGTTATTTTAGCATCTCCACCAACTTCTAATTCTTTTTTAAATTTAGCATTTCCTGTTTCTAAGCCTATATTTTTTCCAACTTTTAAAGAATCAATTTCAAAGTTATTAATAATCTTACCAGTGAGATTTTCTCCAACTGTTATAGTTCCATTGCTTGTAACATTTCCTTTAGCGCTTAAATTCAAGTCATTATCTATATTTATGATACCATTATTATTGATATCCTTCCCAGCATCAATGTCTGCTTTATTAGCAATTATGATTCCAGCGTTGTCAATATCTCCACTCTCAGATTTTAATTTTAAACTTTCACTTGCGCCTATGATACCTTGGTTGTCTATTTTATCTTTAACATTTATAGTGAGATCTTTAGACTCAACTATTCCAAATCTAAGACTTGATAACTCAGCCTTTTTAACAGAGACATCCCATTTTTGCTTTCTTAGTGTTTCAATTTGTTTGCTAAGATCAGCAATTTTTTTAGCATCAGTTTCTTTTTGCAATTGTGCTTCTAATGCCTTTATTTTCACATCAAAGTCTTCAAATTTACTTACACCATATTCTTTTAATTTACTTTCATACTCTGAAAGTGCTTCTGTATATTCTTTTAGTGCATCTTCTCCACCAACAGATGAGAAGCTCTTACCTTCAATAGTAGCTTTATCACCACCATAAATTCTTCTGGTATTTTCTATATCTCCACCAGCTTTCATAGTTAGTTCTTTACTAGCTTCAATAATACCATTATTAGTAATTCCAGCTGCTGAATTAATATTTAACTTATTTTCAGCTTTTATTATTCCAGAGTTATCTAAATTATCATTAGTTTTTCCAGTAGTTCTTGTTCCAGTAGTAGTTATATCAATATCTTTTCCTGCTACTGTACCAAATGAAACCATTTTTAAGTCTTCAGTTAATTTTTCTAAATCTGCTTTTACAGCCACTAAATGAGCTTTTTTAGCTTCTAAAATTTCTCTTTCTTTTGGATCTGTAACTCTTTTTAATCTATCTTCTATATCTAATATCATATTTTCAGCATCAGTAACGCTTTCATTAGTTAATTTATAGAATTCAGTTAAATATTGTTCTAATAGAGAAGCTCCACTTGGATCATATCCAGCATTTAAGAACTTATTAACTTGAATTAATACTTTTTCCATAGCAGAAACCATACCATAGTTAACAAAATCCTTTTCAGATTTTATAGTTACATTGTTTCCAATGATTTCACCTTGGTTGCTTATATCTCCTTTTGCATTAATAGAAGTATTACCTTTTTGAGCAATGATATATCCAAGGTTATTTAAAGTTTGAGCTGTGATCTCAATATTATTAGAGTCCCCAAGTCCTCCTGTTAAAATAGATCCTTTATTGCTAATTGAAGCAGCGCTTATCTTTATGTTACCTGCTCCATATGGATAGACTCTGTCTGCAGCAACTATTGTTGCTCCTTTGTCATTAACTAAATTAAAGTTTTCACCTTTTATTTCAATATTATATCCAGAAACTACTCCTGTATTACTAAAGCTTCCATTTTTTATATTAATTGTTAGTCCATTGTATAGGTCTACAGCTTCTCCTTTAGTATGAGTATTCTGTCTAATTTCACCTTCATTAGTTATTTCTTCAGTATTTATTACAACTTTTGCTCCAGACATAGAACCAGTTATATTTTTTTCTTGCAATTTATCATTAATCATTTTACTATTAGTTATTTTTTTAGCATTAATTTCTAAATCACCAGAAGATGCAATTATATTACTATTCTCTAAATTATTTGCTTTAATTTTAATTTTATTTTGTCTATATTCTCTTAAATTTCTAATAATTGTCTCATTTTTAATATTGTTTCCTTCTATATCTATATTTTGCGCGTAAATTCCATCACTTTCCCATCTATATTCATTTTCATTAAGAGTTCTATTTGTTTCTGGATCTACAACTTTAACATTACCATTAACATCTTTTAAAACAAGTAATGGAGGCTTACTAGGATTTCTTCCAGCCATAACAGGTCTCATGAGAGTTTCAATATTAATATCCCCAGAAATCTTCATTGTTAACCCAGCATTAGAAACAATGGCAGCAGTAGTTTTTCCGTTTCCATTTATTCTTAGATTTTTAGCAGTAAATTTTATTCCTTCTTCGCCAGTAGCAGATACAGCACTTTCAATAACTATATTTCCATCTACTGTAATATTGACACCATTATTAGCTAAAATACTATAGTTATATTTTACTTTGTCTAATTCATAAGCTCCATTAATAGTAGAGAAATCTCCTTTACCTTGCATCTTAATAGATTTACCAGCATTTAAACCTCCAATAGCAATATCACCATTACTTTGGATTTCGATATCTCCACTACTTCTTATCAAACCTTCATGTCTAACTCCAAGTCCTTCTGTAGTACTTATCATTTTAATATTTCTACCATACATGGCACCTAAATTATTGGCATAAATACCATACTTAGTGTCAGTTTTGTCATTACCTAAAATTTTTTCAACATTTGGAGTTTTTCTGTCTTTTAAGTTAACTTTATTTTGTCCAGCAATTAAAGTAATATCAGCATCTTGTTCGCCTTCAAAAGCTGCTATTTGTCCTTTTAATTCAATTGTTTTTGCAATTACATTAAAATAGT encodes:
- a CDS encoding hemagglutinin repeat-containing protein codes for the protein MINGGSGDVGGNKSVTVNIGGQQVDASTGNLGVTISDPNQITEVDGVKTVHKVEIQKGEVTINGVTISSSTGGTISSIAVAGTINPVIYIEIPTGENGVFRPATPKPGERVPYKYETNLEFIDLSKYYGSDYLFKQIGYDPDKTPTVIGDAYYEKELIDRSIREGLGYAGEITNDNVKTLLDNGALVSKDLGLVLGMPLTPEQVNKLEKDIIWYVEMEVDGDIVLVPQVYFGKETRIKMAESDKGGGAGSNIKVDGDINIDAENVVNSNGNIIGGGNVNIKSENEIINNATGGFNGGIAAGGDISLDAKNNINMEGGTVKGDGDINLKAGNEINIESGIGYDDKGNQIISNNAGIQGKGNISVDAEKDVNLKGAFIEGTGEGSVNISGENVNITDQNLISSESKKTDNSSYSSVSSKSSGSTVAGENINIKSKMILMLREVML
- a CDS encoding hemagglutinin repeat-containing protein — protein: MNVKGSNVVAGDEANLEAGNNVNITDGKDYSHETGESSFVGFKNGLFTVESSSFEETKSTSVGSTVGGVGGLNVKAGGDTTIQGSDLIAGEKGINIKSEGNVNILDGQDTISGKSSSSSFGTISYTSSNEEYKGTTSTKSSLSSMGDLNIEAGGNVKVVGSDIASLGDTNIKVGDGKEVKFEAGKNTYEHSSNSITVGVTSADASAGAGGASAKASWNHVDGGSTEVITGDAVQVAKDSQNKNGKLGKNYMDSLTSAQTTVGVSVKNSSEKSTTWSKGNVSTGGNLNITSGSDDNSRGTVDIGGADFTTGGDFNITAKQIDTTKYTDVTEKTNSDFSLGVKVSNSTTSSIADAVNKGMQIAETAADPEKSLNAGLTAAQVAGTATNLIFGDLAANTSTLTGELGYSESSSKHTKENETVIQSGGKINFKTTDGDINLNGVQMKGNEVVLDADEKHNININSAKETYTENSFSINASGGVTASAGVGAIDGGNAQLGVTGNASFSKSDVNNEYSHGSVIEAGNVELKGKDVNLKGSNIIADNLHTELKGNVNVTTETDKYDESRIEAWAGVDGSLGVASNTIGTGDLGVSAGGGQIYKKGDVINNQAGIVVKNNITGTIEGDLNLKGGVFGSETGNANGNLTIGGNVNVEDVKSNLEAGGAIVGGNIGSKGGGVQGEVGDVIDLEKTAKGTVALNPGNTQIGGDVTVNGESAQGLTRDNDPLKGVNTDLSNSLTTDKDVYEGGGTFSGTASVPSFGSKKKGDKDKPIVDSVDGNSTKVITGKVEGGPSYPEINTSPQPNKGVVDKGGSNVPELKLPTTEPPVKLPVPEIKKPDTVDGGSIKGNVVTEPNTKKTPEVTGGNGAVKGNTENVAVGGYVKNPETGKWESTSGSKPGAILTGGAITNKNALDGFQKGAESLNGTKQTPEVSGGENSNKTPVVSGGQYVKNPETGKWESASGSKPGAILTGGAITNKNALDGFQKGAESLNGTKQTPEVSGGENSNKTPVVSGGQYVKNPETGKWESASGSKPGAILTGGAITNKNALDGFQKGAESLNKGKNESAKGSVVTELNVKKTPEVTGGNSSAKGNAENVTVGENAGGYVKNPETGKWESTSGSKPGAILTGGAITNKNALDGFQKGAESLNKGKNESAKGSVVTELNVKKTPEVTGGNSSAKGNAENVTVGENAGGYVKNPETGKWESTSGSKPGAILTGGAITNKNALDGFQKGAESLNKGKNEGAKGSVVTESNVKKTPEVTGGNSSTKGNAENVTVGENAGGYVKNSETGKWESASGSNPGAILTGGAITNKNALDGFQKGAESLNKGKNESAKGSVVTELNVKKTPEVTGGNSSAKGNAENVTVGENAGGYVKNPETGKWESTSGSKPGAILTGGAITNKNALDGFQKGAESLNKGKNEGAKGSVVTESNVKKTPEVTGGNSSTKGNAENVTVGENAGGYVKNSETGKWESASGSNPGAILTGGAITNKNALDGFQKGAESLNPRNGKLVK